DNA sequence from the Rhizoctonia solani chromosome 10, complete sequence genome:
GGTCCGAAAACATGTCTAAAGGAGCAGCCGAGAGGTTTGATTGGAAAAAAAGTAGCGAATAAGACTACAAAAAGACAAGCAAATGTGCATGATACATAGCAGGGAATTAATTTGCATTTGAAACATACCCCAGCCTCACGTTCGATACCCTCCCTACAACCTTATTACCCATACTCAGCTTGCGGTCAGAGGCCGGCGATACCTGACAATTTACGACTATCAAGAAAACACCTTGCTCGGGCAAATGTATACTTGGCGCCATACCCACGGCAGGGTTCAGACAAACTAGAAATGGCAGCGCGCAAGAAATGAAAGATAGGCCTGACTGTTGGCATCGTTGGTCAATTCACCGACTTTCTCGAAAACGTTACACTCACCCTGGCCCATCGTATCCCCTGTGTGAAACACCATGCATTCCACACCCCATCCAGTGGACCTGAATCCAATGAACCACACGGGAAAAGATGGGTAGGTCCATGTCTTGTCCAGGAACTCCTGACATCCCACATATCAACGATCCAGTCAAAGTAGGGTACCCCATCACTAGGTCCATAGGCCAATCTCATCGTTGGTTTGTTTACTTTGATCCACACCACCACCGCGTTTCCAGTTGGTCATGGATCCCTGGGCAGGGAAACCGTTGAAAGCACAAGTGTGTCCTAGGATGTGCACCATGGCCACCCACACGTTGAGCCCTGGTACCGGCGGAGTTATACTGGATGAATTGATGGACAGAGTCCATGGTTTGTCACAAGCCGGCACTCGTTAGCATCTTGACAGTTTCACCATTCAGATGGAGGGTTGTACTCTGTGTTTGCATAAGGCAATGGGAGGAGGGAACGGTCGAGGTGTGAATAGGCCAGGCGAGTGAGAAAAAGTCGAGCCAAGATGGGAACGTTCCGCTCATGATACAAGCGCGAAAAACGGAACTACCAGGGTACACTGTTAGAGATAACTACAACAGTCCTCTGCAGCACGGTTGTACGTACCTGATCTAAGCTCTCCTTCCTCGCAAACGGCCTGCTCTACCTTGGAAAACATCGTACTTGAGACAACCATCCAAGGTTGTGATTTGTGGTCAATGATATACTGTCAATTAATCGCATTGTCCAACGCGCGCTGCTACTGATCATAACCATCGGTCATCAATCTCACTGTGAATCAACAATACACGTACCCTCAAGCTTCACGACCACGCGCCTTGGAAGTACTGCACCAGCGCGAATGAACGTTGGGTAGTCTTGATGTCTCTCCTGGTGCCCAGTAGCCGCTCCGTGTGGCATGGCTTGGTACTCCGTCCAGCGCTACAACTTGGCGGGTCATCGCACGCGTCGCAGTGTATTCTATATTCCAGCCTGTTAGCATGTTCTGGGTCTACACTGAATGTATCATCCAAGCGcaccttctccaagtttgtcTAAGCATCACGTTGGCCCAGAGTCGTGACAATCCAATAAACATGGTATCATTCGCTTGCATTCCTTGCTCCCGCTAGATCGCAGTATTGTGGTCTAGATAACAATCAGCCTTGGTCTGACAAGCGGTGGGCGTGCATACCCTGTTTGCCTCACCTCCAGTTGCTTTGGCTGCGTCTCGCTCGGCTCCAGCAATTGCATCCTGGATAGGTGTGCTGCTTCATGCACTAAATACATGACCTCTTACGCCCTCCCtcttctcttcctcctcccaaTTTCCTAGCATCCAGCCCCAGCTCGCTCCTCCAACAGGGACCCATAGCCAGACGCATTGGGTGGTCCAAGTGTCTTGGCCACCATTCCAATGGTGCGTCCTACCTGGCATTCCCCTCTGCATTGCGTGCATCCTACATTCAATTATGACGAGGCATCGCGGCTGAGGCGGCGGTGGGCCTTGTTGTATATCCGGCGAGGAAGGCGGGGAGTGGATGGGATCAAGGTTGGAGGTTGGCAGGGGTTATTCCGTCAAAGTCGACCACTCGGCAGCCCTTCGTCTTTTGGACTATAGTAAGCCTGACACTCGATGGGTTGTGGTTTGGGAATAACAAGCTAGTCATGGGGGGTGTGGTTGTTTGGATGGCTATACAGCAGCCATGTTGGTTGCTCTCGAGGCTTGCGCATCCCAAGTCAGCAATCCTTCCGAATAAATAGACACATTTGCCTACTCTACGCCGACCTACTTCAAGATGCGGTGAAAAGGCAAGTTCCCTTGAGTTCGTCAGACTTTTACCCACTGTTTTCTCATTGTCGCACCTGGTGGATTACCGTGGTTGTCAATCAGCGTCCAGCTAAGCGCCAGGCGCGGTGGATTTGTCAGCATGTGCAAATTGTGGCCGCATCTTGCATTATGGACGTTTTGATGCTCCCTATCTCAGCGCGCTGAGTGCTCATACCAACAGTCGGATACTGGAGCACGGTATCATTGTACTCGGGAGGTTGGTACATACATTTCTCTTTGCGCAAACCTTGGTCATGAGCCTGAATGCTATCCTGCCGCCGCGCTGTTCAACGGTCATTGCCGTCCCTCAAGGATTCATTTTCCCTGAATTGAATCAATAGAGTCTTAGGCAGCTCGGTGAACTACCTATATCTGACTCTATGTACCATCAACTCTCTGGATGGTCATCTAACTCTGCATAAACTACGACTATCAGTCTGACAAACACGGAGTTCACTGACCCGGGCGCTCCTGTTGAACGTGACGCTTAATCACTTGTGTCCCCGACCATGTGTCGACAATGCCTCGTAAGTTTGCTCTCTCATCCTTAGACTACTGAGGCTTTTCTCCGACTATTGTCTCTCACTTCCTCGCCCACATGTACTCGTAGATCAAGCCCTTGAGTTTTCTCTGTGTACACAGTACATAACCAATAGATCCAGACCGCTCGGCCCGAGCAATTTCTCTCTCACTTATTTACCTGTCAATCTTCACATACTGAATTCAGTATTGCTTCGTATTCACTGCATTGATCTGCATATAAGCAGTTTGACTCTATCCAGTTTAACAGCTCCAGCTCTTGACCTTAAGATTCTGATCATGTGGATTATATCATAGGCTATTATTGCGTATCATTCCTAAGATAGGCGCACTCAAGCGCAAAGGTGGGCTGAAGAAGATACAAATAACCTCACAAGAGCTTATATAAGGAACGGCATACAGGTGTTGCGCTATTGTTTGGCATGTAGTACAGAGTCTGCGGTCTCCAGGAGAGTGTTGAAGTGACGTGACATCACTCATGAGTATTTTCTACCTGAGCCCATACACATTTCCACTCTGTGAACGACAAAAATGGTTAGGTAAGGCAAGCTGAAACATCAACTACGAAACACAGCTCATTGCTCTTCATTGATTGTCTGACTATACATGGTAAAGAGCTCAATCAAAGACTTCCCTTTGCACATGCAATGTATGTTTCTACAACACTCCATACCGTCGACCGGTTTCTGTTCGGTCATCAAATACGCATGTTTGTAGCTTACCTTGTCTGTACTTTCTCTTGAGGCTGTGTAGTACAGCACATGCGTTTCAACCCTCTATTGGCCTTTTCCATTGTCAATAGGTAAGCTGGATGGTTGCGTTGCGAGTTCCAACAAAGGTCCCAATCCAGCTCAATTCGCGACGGCGACATGTGATATAGGCCCTGAAGCTCGCATAAGCGCCCATCATTTGCCCTTGACCTGAGCAGCCTCGCGCTTAGCTCTTGACCTGCTCGACGACTATCTTCCGTCCGACTCCTTCGTCTCACTGGATATGAGTGACTTGCTCGAACACATCAGCCGAAAGGCGCGTAAGATCAAAGGAAAGCTTACATCCAGCGCTTCCATCTCATCCAATCTTTCTGCTACTACCTCAATGAATCAAGCGCTGCGGTCCTTGCATGATAGTGCCGGGCTATTCCCACCTTTGCAAGCTGCAATCGCAAGTCCATTAACCTGCGTCGAGCGCACAGAGGTTGGTAGCGTATACATCTTGCTTGCCTGCTCTGCGCACATTGACCCCGATTGCTATTCAGCTCGGCTCAAAGCATCGTAAGGAGTTCAAGGACCTGGCTAGAAAGCTGACCTCGCTGAGTAAACTGCTCGACCGGCACATCAAAACGTCTCATTCGACCCACGTGTCCGAGTTCCTGGAGAGACTAGCCGCGTAAGTGAGGCAGAGTCGACTGGGCTCAAAGGCTTACCGTTCGTCAAGCTCTGTCAAAGAGCAAGTCACAAACATAAGTAGCAGACAGGATACTGTAAGAGCGGGTCACCTTAGGCAGGCCATGCAAGATGAAGACGAGATACTGGATGGATACAGAAGAATAGCCGAAATTCTTGAGGAGCTACAGGTCAGTAGTACATCTGCATTTACAAGCGGCACCTCTGACGAAGAATGCAGACCGAAGCAAGCCTGAAGATGTGGAATATAGCAGAGCAACAGCTGGCGGTAAGATCTGAAGGCGGCTGAGTAGCCTGTATATTGACTGTAAGACCGATCAGAACTCTCACCTCAAATCCTTGTCTCCCGTCCACCTCGCCGCCTACAACTCGTCTCTGTCGGAAGACGCCAACCGCCGATCATGCACCGAGGGAACCCGGGTAAACATCCTGGCCGAGCTCAACCAATGGTCGGTCGATCCGACTAAGCCAAACGTGTTCTGGATGAACGGCATGGCCGGCACTGGCAAGACCACGATCGCATATACCTTTGCTAAGTCTCTACGGGAACGCGGGGCGCTTGGTGCGAGCTTCTTCTGCACGCGCACATCGAACGAATGCCAAGACGTCCGACAAATCATACCTACTGTTGCCTATCAGCTTGCACGACACTGGCCCTCGTTTCGATCAGCCCTGTTGGGCGTTTTGGAGCAAGAGTCTGAGATTCAGTCGCAAGCCATCACCAGTCAGTGCGAGCGCCTGATCAAAGATCCGCTATCAAAGGTCAAGGACGGGATGACAAAAGGGCTAGTAGTGGTGATCGATGCGCTTGATGAGTGCAGTAATCCAAAAGGCGTAGGGACGATTCTTGATGCCTTGTTCAGGACTGCTCCCGGCCTTCCTGTCAAGTTCTTCGTCACTAGTCGGCCCGAAGCTGATATCCGCCACAGAGTagaagcccagcctggccagAATCGGTTGACGTGCGTGCTGCATGACATAGAAGAGTCGCTGGTGCAAGCCGACATCACACTGTACCTTCGTGCCGAGCTTGCCAGCAGCGACGTCTCGGAGTCCAATGTGGCCCAACTTGCGAGTCTATCAGGTAAACTGTTTATATATGCGGCCACAGCAGTTCGGTACATTCGACAGGCGGGAACCATGGTCGACCAGGATCGCCTCGAGGCCATTCTTAGCTCGGCCTCCGATTCGGACTATCGACACTCGGAGATCAACCAACTATATACGACGATTCTCGATACAGCAGTGTACCAATGGAACCGAGAGCCACGAGAGCAGGAGTGGATGCAACTGATAATCTGGACGGCCGTCTGCACGCGCGAGCCCGTCACCATCGATACACTCGCGGCCCTCGCcggcatcaaacaagcaAAGGCGACCATACTGCTCCAGTCGCTATACTCGGTGCTGCACGTATCGCAGGTCACCAACATGGTCTCTACCCTCCATGCGTCCTTCCCCGACTACATCTTTGACGAAGCGCGGTCCAAAAGGTTCTACTGCGACGAAACAAAGCATAGCCAGCTGCTGTCCAAGCACTGCTTCGACATCATGTGCGACCAGCTGCGGTTCAACATCTGCGGTCTAAAGACATCGTTCATAGCCGATAGCGAAGTGAAGGACCTGAAGGCTCGAATCGATAGGTCGATCTCGCCAACGCTGTCGTATGCTGCGCACCACTGGGGACATCATGTATCGAAAAGCACGCACTGCGAGGAGATGCAGACAAAGCTGGAAGACTTCTTATCGAATCAGCtactgttctggatggaggtgctgACTCTAAAAGGGACACTGTATATGGGCATAGCTATGGTGTCACTGGTTAAGCCATGGATGGCGGTAAGTTGGTTTGATAGGGCGGTAGTGGAAGTAGCCTGATGATGTGTGGTAGGCCAAAGAATCGCCATCAAACCTGGCAAAGATACTCGACGACTCATGGATCTTTGTGTCTACGTTTGCTGCGGGATCGGGCTCGCAGTCGacaccgcatatatacatctcaGCACTCGCATTTTGCCATCCGTCCAGTTGGGTCTCGCAGCAATACAAAGGTCGTACCCGGCAATTGCTATCACTGGCAGGCTCGGCAGTAGAGGGGAGTCCAACGGCGCTTCTTGCAACTTGGGCGATGCAGTCAACACCCTATTGCGTAGCATTCTCATCTGGTGGGAGTCGATTGGCAATTGGATTTGATGATGGCGCGGTCTGCGTAGTTCATGCTCACAACGGAGCAGTTGCACTTGGGCCCCTCAAGGGGCACACGGCGAAGGTGACCTCTGTAGCACTCTCACCCGACGGATTGATGCTCGCCTCTGGGTCCAACAACGGCACCATCCTTGTCCGGGACGCGCAGACGGGCAACCGCATATATGACGTCATCGAGGCACACGAAGGCAAGGTGACGTCAGTGTGCTTCTCACCGGATGGCAAGTACATCCTCTCAGGGTCCTGGGACCGGACAACGCGGATGTGGGACAGCGGCAACGGCAGTCTCATACCCAACTCCATCAAACAACATCCTCACGGAGTCCTCTGCAcggcattctctcctgatggcaagCATATCGCATGTGGCTTGGCAAGCAAGGAGTGTCCCATTGTTGTTTACGACGCGTCCACCAGCGAGTCTCTCCCCTTTCCATTCAATGCTAATCAATCCTTGGTCTATTCAATCGCCTTTTTGCCCAACGGAAA
Encoded proteins:
- a CDS encoding peptidase C14 — protein: MSDLLEHISRKARKIKGKLTSSASISSNLSATTSMNQALRSLHDSAGLFPPLQAAIASPLTCVERTELGSKHRKEFKDLARKLTSLSKLLDRHIKTSHSTHVSEFLERLAASVKEQVTNISSRQDTVRAGHLRQAMQDEDEILDGYRRIAEILEELQTEASLKMWNIAEQQLANSHLKSLSPVHLAAYNSSLSEDANRRSCTEGTRVNILAELNQWSVDPTKPNVFWMNGMAGTGKTTIAYTFAKSLRERGALGASFFCTRTSNECQDVRQIIPTVAYQLARHWPSFRSALLGVLEQESEIQSQAITSQCERLIKDPLSKVKDGMTKGLVVVIDALDECSNPKGVGTILDALFRTAPGLPVKFFVTSRPEADIRHRVEAQPGQNRLTCVLHDIEESLVQADITLYLRAELASSDVSESNVAQLASLSGKLFIYAATAVRYIRQAGTMVDQDRLEAILSSASDSDYRHSEINQLYTTILDTAVYQWNREPREQEWMQLIIWTAVCTREPVTIDTLAALAGIKQAKATILLQSLYSVLHVSQVTNMVSTLHASFPDYIFDEARSKRFYCDETKHSQLLSKHCFDIMCDQLRFNICGLKTSFIADSEVKDLKARIDRSISPTLSYAAHHWGHHVSKSTHCEEMQTKLEDFLSNQLLFWMEVLTLKGTLYMGIAMVSLVKPWMAAKESPSNLAKILDDSWIFVSTFAAGSGSQSTPHIYISALAFCHPSSWVSQQYKGRTRQLLSLAGSAVEGSPTALLATWAMQSTPYCVAFSSGGSRLAIGFDDGAVCVVHAHNGAVALGPLKGHTAKVTSVALSPDGLMLASGSNNGTILVRDAQTGNRIYDVIEAHEGKVTSVCFSPDGKYILSGSWDRTTRMWDSGNGSLIPNSIKQHPHGVLCTAFSPDGKHIACGLASKECPIVVYDASTSESLPFPFNANQSLVYSIAFLPNGNNLVTGHESGDLRVWSLHNGTVTHSPPKVHNNAITSIGVSPLGDKLVTGSNDRCVYIWDVENGYSNPCLLGTHDYWVFCVAFSPDGTRVASCSWDSTVKMWNPLHSTSSHTPKWKAPTKAVYSVAISPDGSRIAAAGGDKSIYMFNARDGTATVEPLVAHTNSISSVAFSPNGRYLASCVDGHAICLWDGTSGKLLSGPLQGHQHWVLSISFSPNGKRIVSASHDKTIRMWDVGDGTLTAIDLVGTHKDTVRCATFSPDNAHIVSGCADGKIRMWDSHSLSLVFDPFGSQWHKGSINSVTFSPDGQLIASGSDDGTICVFDSRSGDLVLGPLKGHERWVQSVVFSPDGSHIVSGSADGSVWMWVAKDGAPACEPLRGHQDEVGSVACSPDGRYIVSGSWDSTIRVWKAPGGGVVSDLSHSAPSASDERQTHRAIAGGLTVLQDGWIRNHDSQLVFWAPSDIRRLFPVIETLYTIGPEGILHTDYTQPLLLGEEWHGCYVGSG